The following are from one region of the Paenibacillus sp. JZ16 genome:
- a CDS encoding GGDEF domain-containing protein, whose protein sequence is MTNILFTNFCIFVTFLYLSGLLSKKYVTGVVTPSINVKINAGLLFGIYGIILMYYSFPIDPRFFADLRHLAIVVIASYLGWLPSLIAGVLIALGRLILFGMSASSAIAGAGMLLIGIICGTLSRTHWNRLSKMLLMSVLSMLVLLCIMWMNIPDHHKVYTIFTQHLIISMLATVVIYMLTEYINTSNQLFLQLKKNAETDYLTSLHNLRQFEQLLSERFLEAQHFSERLGVLVVDIDHFKKINDTYGHAAGDAVLQQLSKVMREHSRSFDEVSRNGGEEFSVLVPEATIDETAAIAERIRAAVADHIFVLEDGTKIRITVSIGVAVHPDTIRSKNAKELLQQADRELYRAKDSGRNRVCSAPEINDLILS, encoded by the coding sequence ATGACTAATATACTATTTACCAACTTTTGTATATTTGTGACTTTCTTATACTTATCCGGACTGCTGTCCAAAAAATATGTAACAGGCGTTGTGACACCGTCCATCAACGTTAAGATCAACGCCGGACTCCTCTTTGGCATTTACGGGATCATCTTGATGTATTATTCTTTTCCGATTGACCCCCGGTTTTTTGCGGATTTGCGGCATCTGGCCATTGTCGTGATCGCCAGCTACCTGGGCTGGCTTCCGTCCCTAATTGCCGGCGTGCTGATTGCGCTCGGGCGGCTGATCCTGTTCGGCATGTCCGCTTCCTCTGCCATTGCGGGAGCCGGCATGCTGTTGATCGGGATCATCTGCGGGACGCTTTCTCGTACCCATTGGAATCGTTTAAGCAAAATGCTGCTCATGAGCGTATTGAGCATGCTGGTGCTCCTATGTATTATGTGGATGAATATCCCGGACCACCACAAGGTGTATACCATCTTTACGCAGCACCTCATCATATCCATGCTCGCCACGGTGGTCATTTACATGCTGACCGAGTATATCAACACGTCCAATCAACTATTTCTGCAGTTGAAGAAAAATGCGGAGACGGATTACCTGACAAGCCTTCACAATTTGCGCCAGTTCGAGCAGTTGTTGTCGGAACGTTTTCTCGAAGCCCAGCATTTCAGCGAACGGCTGGGTGTTCTTGTCGTGGACATTGATCACTTCAAAAAAATAAACGACACCTACGGCCATGCGGCCGGAGATGCCGTTTTGCAGCAGCTCAGCAAAGTGATGAGGGAGCATTCCCGTTCTTTTGACGAAGTGTCCCGCAACGGCGGGGAAGAATTCTCAGTGCTGGTTCCAGAAGCGACCATCGACGAGACGGCCGCTATTGCGGAACGAATCCGGGCTGCCGTAGCGGACCATATCTTTGTCCTAGAAGACGGAACTAAGATTCGGATCACCGTGTCGATTGGAGTTGCTGTGCACCCCGATACGATTCGGTCAAAAAATGCCAAGGAGCTGCTTCAGCAAGCGGACCGCGAGCTGTACCGAGCCAAGGACAGCGGGCGCAACCGCGTATGCTCCGCCCCCGAAATCAATGATTTGATTCTTTCTTAA
- a CDS encoding Ger(x)C family spore germination protein has protein sequence MEEKEEEGMKDLKRWLVWLMCCSFLFLSGCDFRDIDLRLFVVSIGIDVSKENPGMNRFSFKIAIPSGDPKTGDKKSLLITQEATSIAEAIREVKSKVDKELDFGHCKGVMYGEAYARENIGKIQDWTVRRRDMQLLMYPGVAVPTAEAVLKAEPPTERIAGNAIFLALSEDGTESPFITKTYSFDLTRRMTEEGEDPVMPVVETTEDQVLNINKVALMDKSKVKVILNQEETRLYNLLDLRNLSTNFGTRVEGQLLEVNTDRTRARYKIITDKAGEETIDYKIRITAILEEKEDPEQLDPKDLRKIEEQFSKEISQSVKKLLEKIQKTGLDPLGFGLRYGGTHWNNQTEMEEWRAMYPHVKFNVSVRLRIKSTGYKR, from the coding sequence ATGGAGGAAAAGGAGGAAGAAGGCATGAAAGACCTGAAACGATGGCTGGTCTGGCTCATGTGCTGCTCTTTTTTGTTTCTGTCGGGATGTGATTTTAGGGATATCGATCTCAGACTTTTTGTTGTGTCCATTGGCATTGATGTCTCGAAGGAAAATCCCGGCATGAACCGATTCAGCTTCAAAATCGCGATTCCTTCGGGAGACCCGAAGACCGGGGATAAGAAGTCATTGCTTATTACGCAGGAAGCGACAAGCATCGCTGAAGCGATCAGGGAGGTTAAATCGAAAGTAGATAAGGAGCTTGACTTCGGACATTGCAAGGGAGTTATGTATGGGGAAGCATATGCCCGGGAAAATATAGGTAAAATTCAAGACTGGACCGTTCGGAGGCGAGACATGCAGCTGCTGATGTATCCAGGAGTTGCTGTTCCTACAGCGGAAGCCGTATTAAAGGCTGAACCCCCAACCGAGCGGATCGCCGGAAATGCGATATTTCTGGCGCTCAGTGAGGATGGGACGGAATCCCCGTTCATTACCAAGACATACTCCTTCGATCTGACCCGCCGAATGACGGAGGAAGGAGAAGATCCGGTTATGCCCGTCGTGGAAACGACCGAAGACCAAGTTCTGAATATCAACAAAGTAGCTTTGATGGATAAGAGCAAGGTGAAGGTGATTCTGAATCAGGAGGAAACCAGGCTGTATAACCTGCTCGATCTCCGGAACTTAAGCACCAATTTCGGGACGAGGGTTGAGGGCCAATTGCTTGAAGTGAACACGGACAGGACCCGGGCTAGATATAAGATCATAACGGATAAAGCAGGGGAAGAAACCATTGACTACAAGATTCGGATAACGGCCATTCTGGAGGAGAAGGAGGATCCCGAACAACTGGATCCGAAGGATCTGCGTAAGATCGAAGAGCAATTTAGCAAGGAAATATCCCAATCGGTAAAAAAACTGCTGGAGAAGATTCAAAAAACAGGCCTGGACCCGCTGGGTTTCGGCCTCCGATATGGAGGCACGCACTGGAACAATCAGACGGAGATGGAGGAATGGCGTGCCATGTACCCCCATGTCAAGTTTAATGTATCGGTCAGGTTAAGGATAAAGTCGACCGGTTATAAACGTTAG
- a CDS encoding Fur family transcriptional regulator, with the protein MKSLNLTTQRQAVYDVLRESHDHPTAADIMNRLVEKGYNLAYGTVYNSLRYLTDKQLIRELKLGESASRYDARTDDHQHIICEVCGKVDEVMTEVPEDWAATVAGETNYVIHHAHVVFGGVCPECQTKRKK; encoded by the coding sequence TTGAAATCTTTAAATCTGACGACACAACGCCAAGCGGTGTACGATGTCCTTCGGGAATCGCATGATCATCCGACTGCTGCGGACATCATGAACCGGCTGGTGGAGAAAGGATATAATTTGGCGTACGGGACGGTTTATAATTCCCTTCGTTATTTGACGGATAAGCAGTTGATTCGAGAATTGAAGCTGGGCGAGAGCGCGAGTCGGTACGACGCCCGTACGGACGATCATCAACATATTATTTGTGAAGTATGCGGTAAAGTGGACGAGGTCATGACGGAGGTGCCAGAGGATTGGGCTGCTACGGTAGCCGGTGAAACCAATTACGTCATCCATCATGCTCACGTCGTATTCGGGGGGGTGTGTCCAGAATGTCAAACCAAACGGAAGAAATGA
- a CDS encoding response regulator transcription factor, whose amino-acid sequence MRSVLIVDDDKEISGLISIYLENEGYRVIQAHDGEEALLAMATHGGTVDLVILDVMMPKLNGIDTCRRIRETSSIPILMLSAKSEDMDKILGLMTGADDYMIKPFNPLELTTRVKTLLRRSTLYNAELLREDSDRIQIDGLDINRTTHEVTANGKAISLTAREFEILYLLARQPGRIFSAEDIFQQVWKEKYYVSNNTVMVHISNLRDKLEKELGYKLIQTVWGVGYKIHA is encoded by the coding sequence ATGAGAAGCGTATTAATCGTAGATGACGATAAAGAAATATCCGGGCTGATCTCTATTTATCTGGAGAATGAGGGTTACCGCGTAATCCAAGCCCATGACGGGGAGGAAGCACTGCTGGCGATGGCCACGCACGGTGGTACGGTGGATCTCGTGATTCTCGATGTCATGATGCCAAAGCTGAACGGGATTGACACCTGCCGCAGAATCCGGGAAACCTCGTCCATACCCATCCTGATGCTGAGCGCCAAGAGTGAAGACATGGATAAAATCCTGGGGCTGATGACCGGCGCGGATGACTATATGATCAAACCGTTCAATCCGCTGGAGCTGACGACTCGCGTCAAAACACTGCTGCGGCGCTCCACCCTGTACAATGCCGAACTGCTTCGGGAGGACAGCGACCGGATCCAGATCGACGGACTCGACATTAACCGGACAACGCATGAGGTAACGGCCAATGGCAAAGCGATCTCTTTGACGGCAAGAGAATTCGAGATTCTGTATTTACTTGCCCGCCAACCGGGGAGAATCTTCAGTGCCGAGGATATCTTCCAGCAGGTCTGGAAGGAGAAATATTACGTCTCCAATAATACGGTCATGGTGCACATCAGCAACCTGCGGGACAAGCTCGAGAAGGAGCTGGGTTATAAGCTCATTCAAACGGTATGGGGCGTCGGGTACAAAATCCATGCGTAA
- a CDS encoding winged helix family transcriptional regulator — protein sequence MSNQTEEMTALGTVYSFPDFQSGNLYVRPTTPMAIGDACPTTLRAALLSRSPGRVNEMFITLTENCFEVMMFRKWEPRLQSALNTGLIIADMTGCRNMTAFNKEKELLLPEHSSIPILYLVGEELMSNAGSSLLNEELMVWPARSKDTMMYQVQRTIRLFSPAAGLSGGEEVMRGLVYKDLSIDRDKMTIHRGSTPIHLTKTEYHLLMLLLDSEGAVCTREDLMCKIWDTDFMGGSNVVDVHIKSLRKKLSDNAGAPRYIATVRGVGYRLAD from the coding sequence ATGTCAAACCAAACGGAAGAAATGACGGCACTGGGAACGGTCTATTCGTTTCCTGATTTCCAGTCCGGCAACCTGTATGTTCGTCCGACGACGCCGATGGCGATAGGGGATGCTTGTCCCACAACGCTGCGGGCTGCGTTATTAAGCCGTTCGCCCGGACGGGTGAATGAAATGTTCATTACCTTGACCGAGAACTGCTTCGAGGTGATGATGTTCCGCAAATGGGAACCGCGTCTTCAGTCGGCACTCAATACAGGATTGATTATTGCCGATATGACGGGCTGCCGGAATATGACGGCGTTCAACAAGGAGAAGGAACTCCTGCTGCCTGAGCATTCCTCTATTCCGATTCTGTATCTTGTAGGGGAAGAATTAATGAGCAATGCGGGCTCAAGCCTGTTGAACGAAGAGCTCATGGTATGGCCTGCCCGTTCCAAAGATACGATGATGTATCAGGTGCAGCGAACCATCCGATTGTTCTCACCGGCCGCCGGGTTGTCAGGTGGAGAAGAGGTCATGCGAGGCCTCGTTTATAAAGACTTGTCCATTGATCGGGATAAAATGACGATCCACCGGGGCAGCACTCCGATCCATTTGACCAAGACAGAGTATCATTTACTGATGCTCCTGCTGGACAGCGAAGGAGCCGTATGCACGCGTGAGGATCTGATGTGCAAAATTTGGGATACGGATTTTATGGGCGGCAGCAACGTAGTCGACGTCCATATCAAAAGCTTGCGTAAAAAGCTGAGCGACAACGCGGGAGCCCCGCGCTATATTGCAACGGTTAGAGGAGTGGGATACCGCCTGGCGGACTAA
- a CDS encoding GerAB/ArcD/ProY family transporter — translation MVRNKYFYYLFLLNATINLINYVPRILITDRFDGALMSILVSIPIGTLLLFTFVKLIQKFPGQGLPEIFHSVMSKWVSGILLFLYGLAWFFSSVITLVSFVDITSRYISPDVSPYIVLVGFLVVVGLSARLDSESIIYALEMILYICVPIIAYMSWRVFSNPYFSWDSVRQIITYAWNMPNYETVAAATFIFTGYVNMVVFNRIFHRFRVRHVWAIVVVSMLTLLVSIFAPIGILGAAGAGQHVYPAFSTVDALRIRYFIIERMIYVFYVVYMCLSLVNSIIHWHVGKELILGSFGLKVDKGKAMTKRRKIEWWVILLFSLITFGTSFIVNQYILNDMAVVFLDVRFAGEFLLIALLFYAVWRKRRKKA, via the coding sequence GTGGTTAGAAATAAATATTTTTATTACCTCTTCCTGCTCAATGCAACCATCAACCTGATTAATTATGTCCCTCGCATCTTGATTACGGATCGCTTTGACGGTGCGCTGATGTCGATTCTCGTGTCCATTCCAATCGGCACATTGTTATTGTTTACTTTCGTAAAGCTGATTCAAAAATTTCCGGGACAAGGGCTGCCGGAGATTTTCCACTCGGTTATGTCCAAGTGGGTATCCGGCATCCTGCTTTTTTTATACGGACTCGCGTGGTTTTTCTCCAGCGTGATTACCTTGGTCAGTTTCGTTGATATTACCTCTCGCTACATCAGTCCGGATGTGTCTCCCTATATTGTTCTGGTGGGATTTCTGGTGGTGGTTGGACTTAGCGCGAGGCTCGATTCCGAGTCCATTATTTATGCACTGGAGATGATTCTGTACATCTGTGTGCCTATCATCGCCTACATGTCATGGCGTGTCTTCAGCAATCCCTATTTCAGCTGGGATTCCGTAAGGCAAATCATAACCTATGCATGGAATATGCCCAATTATGAAACGGTGGCGGCGGCAACTTTTATTTTTACGGGCTACGTGAACATGGTGGTATTCAACCGAATATTTCACCGATTCCGAGTACGCCATGTTTGGGCGATTGTGGTGGTCAGTATGCTTACCCTTCTGGTTTCGATCTTTGCACCCATTGGCATACTGGGCGCTGCGGGCGCCGGACAACACGTATATCCTGCCTTCTCGACGGTAGACGCGCTTCGGATTCGTTATTTCATCATTGAACGGATGATTTATGTCTTCTACGTGGTGTATATGTGCCTCTCCCTCGTGAACTCTATCATCCACTGGCATGTAGGTAAGGAACTGATCCTGGGAAGCTTCGGATTAAAGGTCGATAAGGGCAAAGCGATGACAAAAAGGAGGAAAATCGAATGGTGGGTGATTCTCCTCTTTTCCCTGATTACCTTCGGCACATCGTTTATCGTGAATCAATACATATTAAATGATATGGCGGTTGTCTTTCTGGATGTTCGGTTCGCGGGGGAATTCCTGCTCATTGCCCTGTTATTCTATGCGGTATGGAGGAAAAGGAGGAAGAAGGCATGA
- a CDS encoding sensor histidine kinase has translation MRKLQWKIITLFFVGGALTLSILFLAQQIIRLIGREYWKEPWVNTLFRVDRILEDFFGFPIIPTIIGIVLFICMVLLLSQGTIRQINHLMEGTKRLAKGELDQEIIVSSNDELGQMATQINQMAKQLKLSLAEERMAVQSKNELISNVSHDLRTPLTSIIGYLRLVNEDHYKDEVELRYYTDIAYDKSLRLGGLVNDLFEYTRMGYSPINRVDINLVELLAQLAVDFSLTGQQEGVQVIFTPESEKIMISSDGDKLMRTFENLLSNAVRHGREAGVVDLKVSSDAKFAVVQVINYGPPIPPYAIPYLFERFYRADESRTDQTGGSGLGLAIVKTIVDAHHGTIQVTSNTERTMFEVLLPLEAPQN, from the coding sequence ATGCGTAAGCTGCAATGGAAAATCATCACGCTGTTTTTTGTCGGTGGAGCCCTGACCCTGTCCATACTGTTCCTCGCGCAGCAGATCATCCGATTGATCGGCCGGGAATACTGGAAGGAGCCCTGGGTAAACACCCTATTCAGAGTTGATCGTATTCTGGAGGATTTCTTCGGTTTTCCCATCATCCCGACGATCATCGGCATCGTGCTGTTTATCTGCATGGTATTGCTCCTGAGCCAGGGCACCATTCGTCAAATCAATCACTTAATGGAGGGTACAAAGCGTTTGGCAAAGGGCGAATTGGATCAAGAGATTATCGTCAGCTCGAATGACGAACTGGGCCAGATGGCAACGCAAATCAATCAAATGGCCAAGCAGCTGAAGCTATCGCTGGCAGAGGAGCGGATGGCGGTCCAGTCCAAGAACGAGCTGATCAGCAACGTATCGCATGATCTGCGTACCCCCCTCACCTCCATCATCGGGTACTTGCGGCTGGTCAATGAAGACCATTACAAGGATGAAGTCGAACTCCGGTATTATACCGATATCGCGTACGATAAGTCGCTGCGCCTGGGCGGACTCGTGAACGATTTGTTTGAATACACCCGGATGGGGTACTCCCCGATAAACCGGGTTGACATTAATTTGGTGGAGCTGCTCGCACAATTGGCCGTGGACTTTTCACTCACCGGGCAGCAGGAAGGAGTACAAGTCATCTTCACGCCTGAATCGGAGAAAATCATGATCTCCTCGGACGGGGATAAGCTGATGCGCACCTTCGAGAATCTGCTGTCCAATGCGGTACGGCACGGGCGAGAAGCCGGGGTGGTGGATTTGAAGGTATCAAGTGATGCGAAGTTTGCCGTCGTACAGGTAATCAATTACGGTCCCCCGATCCCCCCATATGCAATCCCCTATCTGTTCGAGCGGTTCTACCGGGCGGATGAATCCCGTACCGATCAAACCGGCGGCTCCGGCCTTGGTTTGGCTATCGTCAAAACCATCGTGGATGCCCATCATGGCACGATTCAGGTGACCAGTAATACGGAACGAACGATGTTTGAAGTTCTCCTGCCTTTAGAGGCTCCTCAAAATTAA
- a CDS encoding spore germination protein: MTSEPYLKAEDAKKCLQEHLRNIGDIEQRELKNEGEHVLLIYLKSMCDPIMVNENLINRFYELKSLDLYDQFLRSFPSTVKPKDEQELLRNILRGCVAVFLRDSVLLFDAVLVNAGAIQPASTENVIQGPDDSFTENIEVNLNLIRHRYQTANLKTEFMTVGKLSQTRIIIMYDACKVEETVLQELKKRLSELKADIVQSASEIERHTMHPKFRLYPTLMLTERPDRAVLNISQGKIAVLMDSTGYALLLPAIFNDFFTAMDDKIQLPPIGWFLKGIRYIALFVTVLMPSLYVAFTSYNPEILRMQVTLLIAGSRATVPYPSFFEVIFMLLAMEFLTEASVRLPKAIGQTATTVGGLILGTAATEAGLVSNIMIILVSAVAITNFVIPITMMSSGIRVTKYLFIVLATLFGLVGIVLGMVAMIMYLTSLRSFGKPYLKMFAVDWNKKGDQRSG, translated from the coding sequence ATGACCAGCGAACCATATTTAAAGGCGGAGGATGCCAAGAAGTGTCTGCAAGAACATCTACGTAATATCGGAGATATCGAGCAGCGCGAGCTGAAGAATGAAGGGGAGCACGTGTTATTGATTTATCTTAAGAGCATGTGCGATCCCATCATGGTCAACGAAAATTTGATTAACCGTTTTTATGAACTGAAATCCTTGGATCTATATGACCAATTCCTCCGGTCCTTTCCCTCAACCGTGAAGCCGAAAGATGAACAGGAATTGCTCCGGAATATACTAAGGGGCTGCGTTGCCGTATTTCTCCGGGACAGCGTGCTCCTGTTTGACGCCGTATTGGTTAATGCAGGCGCCATTCAGCCTGCCAGTACGGAGAATGTCATTCAGGGTCCCGATGATTCGTTTACGGAAAATATCGAGGTGAACCTGAACCTGATTCGCCACCGTTACCAAACCGCGAATTTAAAGACGGAATTCATGACCGTCGGCAAACTATCGCAGACCCGAATCATCATTATGTACGATGCTTGCAAAGTGGAGGAAACGGTATTACAGGAGCTTAAAAAGCGATTGTCCGAGCTCAAAGCGGATATTGTGCAATCGGCGTCTGAAATCGAGAGACATACGATGCATCCTAAATTTCGTTTGTATCCGACGCTTATGCTAACCGAACGACCTGACCGGGCCGTACTGAATATCTCCCAAGGAAAGATTGCAGTATTGATGGATTCAACGGGGTATGCGCTTCTCCTGCCGGCCATATTCAATGATTTCTTTACGGCGATGGATGACAAAATCCAGCTTCCCCCGATCGGCTGGTTTCTCAAGGGAATCCGGTATATCGCCTTGTTTGTCACCGTGCTGATGCCAAGCCTTTATGTGGCCTTCACCTCTTATAATCCTGAAATATTGAGGATGCAGGTCACGCTTCTTATTGCGGGAAGCCGGGCTACGGTGCCGTATCCGTCCTTCTTTGAAGTGATTTTCATGCTGCTGGCGATGGAATTTCTGACGGAGGCGAGTGTTCGGCTGCCCAAAGCGATTGGTCAGACCGCTACCACGGTAGGGGGTCTCATTCTGGGAACCGCGGCCACGGAGGCGGGCTTGGTTAGTAACATCATGATCATCCTGGTTTCCGCCGTAGCGATAACAAATTTTGTGATCCCGATAACGATGATGAGCTCAGGCATCCGTGTCACGAAGTATTTGTTCATTGTACTGGCCACCTTATTCGGCTTAGTCGGTATCGTGTTGGGGATGGTGGCCATGATTATGTACCTTACGAGCCTCAGGTCCTTCGGCAAACCATACCTGAAGATGTTTGCTGTGGACTGGAACAAGAAAGGAGATCAGCGAAGTGGTTAG
- a CDS encoding aldo/keto reductase family protein — MEFRRLGGSGLKVSDISLGSWLTYGGYVERENAVKSIQTAYGLGVNFFDTANVYAQGAAEVVVGETLRAFPRESYVLATKVFGKMGDGPNDQGLSRKHIREQCDASLKRLGTDYVDIYYCHRYHEETPLEETLRALDDLVRQGKVLYIGVSMWTAAQMEAALAVADRYLLDRIVVNQPLYNMFERKIEEEIIPLGEKKGIGQVVYSPLAQGLLTGKYASKQAVPENSRASKIGADRLKMSEDRIQKVQALDLVASELGMTVGQLALAWILRQNNVASALVGASRPEQVEENVKASGMKLSSDTLTAIDEILKADSN; from the coding sequence ATGGAATTTAGAAGATTGGGCGGAAGCGGACTGAAGGTTAGCGATATCAGTCTCGGGAGCTGGCTGACGTACGGGGGATATGTGGAACGGGAGAATGCCGTGAAGTCGATTCAGACCGCGTATGGGCTCGGCGTTAATTTTTTTGATACGGCGAATGTGTATGCGCAGGGGGCGGCTGAGGTGGTCGTCGGGGAAACCTTGAGAGCTTTCCCACGAGAATCCTATGTCCTGGCCACGAAGGTATTCGGCAAGATGGGGGACGGACCCAATGATCAGGGCCTTTCCCGCAAACATATCAGAGAGCAGTGCGATGCGAGTCTGAAGCGGCTGGGTACCGATTACGTCGACATCTATTACTGCCATCGATATCATGAAGAAACACCGCTAGAGGAAACGCTGCGGGCGCTGGATGACCTTGTCCGCCAAGGCAAGGTGCTTTATATCGGCGTCAGTATGTGGACCGCTGCCCAGATGGAAGCGGCATTGGCGGTTGCGGACCGCTATTTGCTGGATCGCATCGTGGTGAATCAGCCGCTGTACAACATGTTCGAGCGCAAGATCGAGGAGGAGATCATTCCTTTAGGCGAGAAGAAGGGCATTGGACAAGTGGTCTATTCTCCTCTAGCTCAAGGGCTTCTGACTGGCAAGTACGCCTCCAAGCAAGCCGTGCCGGAGAACAGCCGCGCATCGAAGATTGGAGCAGACCGGCTCAAAATGAGTGAAGACCGCATTCAGAAGGTGCAGGCTCTGGATCTCGTTGCAAGCGAGCTGGGTATGACCGTCGGCCAATTGGCCTTGGCCTGGATTCTGCGTCAGAACAACGTAGCCAGTGCGCTGGTGGGCGCCAGCCGTCCGGAACAGGTGGAAGAGAATGTGAAGGCTTCCGGTATGAAGCTGTCTTCGGATACGCTGACTGCCATTGATGAAATACTGAAGGCGGATTCGAATTAA
- a CDS encoding D-alanyl-D-alanine carboxypeptidase family protein, whose product MESIGKYPNQVPSSPERSRQQTGTIRSKRMKRRKGRARLSLLLLLFLVILLVVFIAKIFIPPPIKASSAILIHADTGRVLYAMHADLPLPPASMSKMMTELLVLDAVRSGQHAWDENVPISRYAAEVPGSAIGMHEDEHYTLRQLFEALIIHSANDAAVAIAEHLSGSEARFVESMNARAKEIGLSDRTVFANASGLPAADLVPFAEAASEGDTVMTARDSAMLARWLVNKHPDLLEVTSQRDLPVPQKKLSLHTTNLMLPGEPFSYEGNDGFKTGYTRSAGYCFTGTASRGGNRLISVVMGTGDADQRFKETRKLMDYGFDRQGILSNLVAGLFKR is encoded by the coding sequence ATGGAATCCATAGGCAAGTATCCCAATCAAGTACCGTCATCCCCCGAACGATCCCGTCAGCAAACCGGCACGATTCGAAGCAAACGAATGAAGCGCCGCAAGGGACGAGCACGTTTAAGTCTGCTCCTTCTGCTGTTTCTCGTCATTCTGTTGGTCGTGTTCATCGCGAAGATATTTATTCCGCCTCCCATCAAAGCGAGCTCGGCCATCCTGATTCATGCAGATACCGGCCGTGTGCTTTATGCGATGCATGCCGATCTCCCCCTTCCTCCCGCAAGCATGTCCAAAATGATGACGGAGCTGCTGGTGCTGGATGCCGTTCGTTCCGGGCAGCATGCTTGGGACGAGAACGTGCCGATTAGCCGATATGCCGCAGAGGTGCCCGGTTCGGCCATCGGCATGCATGAAGACGAACATTATACGCTGAGGCAGCTGTTCGAAGCGCTCATTATTCATTCGGCCAATGATGCTGCTGTAGCTATAGCAGAGCATCTCAGCGGGTCGGAAGCCCGCTTCGTGGAAAGCATGAATGCCCGGGCGAAGGAAATCGGCCTTTCTGATCGGACCGTATTCGCCAATGCATCTGGTCTGCCTGCCGCCGACCTGGTTCCTTTTGCCGAAGCGGCCTCCGAAGGGGATACCGTCATGACGGCCAGGGATTCGGCCATGCTGGCCAGATGGCTGGTGAACAAACATCCCGATCTGCTCGAGGTAACCAGCCAGCGCGATTTGCCTGTACCGCAGAAGAAGCTTTCCCTGCATACCACCAATCTCATGCTTCCTGGCGAGCCATTTTCTTACGAGGGTAATGACGGATTTAAGACCGGGTATACCCGCTCTGCCGGTTATTGCTTTACTGGAACGGCGTCGCGTGGTGGGAACCGACTGATATCCGTCGTGATGGGGACCGGGGATGCCGATCAGCGGTTTAAGGAAACACGGAAGCTGATGGATTACGGATTCGATCGTCAAGGCATTTTATCGAATCTCGTCGCCGGCCTTTTTAAACGATAA